The Candidatus Binataceae bacterium genome includes a region encoding these proteins:
- a CDS encoding thiamine pyrophosphate-binding protein has product MAGNKNDSRPGASPVSILAERRAARPRTGAQILVDQLLIHGVETAYCVPGESYLAVLDALYDTREQIRLIVCRQEGGAAYMAEAYGKLTGRPGICFVTRGPGATNASVGVHTAYQDSTPMILFIGQVARSFVGRGAFQELDFYRMYGQMAKWVARIDDASRIPELIARAFALATSGRPGPVAIELPEDMLREAATAVDAAPYKTVQATPGAAEMARLREMLAAARSPLMLLGGSTWTAQAVADISAFVEANRLATASTFRRQDHIDNLHPCYAGDLAIGPSAKLAERVANADLVIAVGSRLSEIVSSGYTLFDIPRPRQTLIHVQMGVEELGRVYQAELPINSGMAQFAAAARALRPVDSAAWAAATAAAHAEYLEYSLPVSNPGALQLAEIVAALRDQLPRDTIVANGGGNFAGWVHRFWRYREFGTQLGPTSGSMGYGVPAGVAAALAHPERTVLSFSGDGCFLMNGQEIATAIQYGAAPIFFVVNNGMYGTIRMHQEREYPGRVSGTALTNPDFAALARAYGLHGETCERTAEFAPAFERARKAGRAALIELRLDPEAISTRTTLSKIREASLASRAKAK; this is encoded by the coding sequence ATGGCTGGCAACAAGAACGACAGCAGGCCGGGCGCGAGTCCCGTGTCGATTCTCGCGGAGCGCCGCGCGGCGCGTCCGCGCACAGGCGCGCAAATCCTCGTCGATCAGCTTCTCATCCATGGCGTCGAGACGGCCTACTGCGTGCCGGGCGAGAGTTACCTCGCGGTGCTCGACGCGCTCTACGACACGCGCGAGCAGATCCGCCTCATCGTGTGCCGCCAGGAGGGTGGCGCCGCCTACATGGCCGAGGCTTACGGCAAACTCACCGGCCGCCCGGGCATCTGCTTCGTGACGCGCGGCCCCGGCGCGACCAACGCGAGCGTCGGCGTACATACCGCGTACCAGGACTCGACGCCGATGATCCTCTTCATCGGCCAGGTCGCGCGCTCCTTCGTCGGGCGCGGCGCGTTCCAGGAACTCGACTTCTATCGGATGTACGGGCAGATGGCGAAATGGGTCGCGCGAATCGACGACGCGAGCCGCATCCCCGAGCTTATCGCGCGCGCTTTCGCGCTCGCGACTTCGGGACGGCCGGGCCCGGTGGCAATCGAACTGCCCGAGGACATGCTGCGCGAGGCGGCAACCGCCGTCGACGCGGCTCCCTACAAGACGGTGCAGGCAACTCCGGGCGCGGCCGAGATGGCGCGGCTGCGCGAGATGCTGGCGGCCGCGCGGAGTCCGCTGATGCTCCTTGGCGGCAGCACCTGGACGGCGCAGGCCGTCGCGGATATCTCCGCCTTTGTCGAAGCCAACCGGCTCGCGACCGCCAGCACCTTTCGCCGCCAGGACCATATCGACAATCTCCATCCCTGCTACGCGGGCGACCTCGCGATCGGTCCGAGCGCGAAGTTGGCCGAGCGCGTGGCCAATGCCGACCTCGTCATCGCGGTCGGATCGCGCCTTAGCGAAATCGTAAGCTCCGGCTACACGCTCTTCGACATCCCGCGCCCCCGGCAGACCCTCATCCACGTGCAGATGGGAGTCGAGGAACTCGGCCGCGTGTACCAGGCGGAGTTGCCGATCAACTCGGGCATGGCGCAGTTCGCGGCCGCTGCACGGGCGCTGAGGCCGGTGGATTCCGCCGCCTGGGCCGCGGCGACCGCCGCGGCCCACGCCGAATATCTCGAATACAGCCTGCCGGTGTCGAATCCGGGCGCGCTGCAACTGGCGGAGATCGTCGCAGCGCTGCGCGACCAGTTGCCGCGCGACACGATCGTCGCCAACGGCGGAGGCAACTTCGCCGGCTGGGTGCATCGCTTCTGGCGCTATCGCGAGTTCGGCACCCAACTCGGACCGACCAGCGGTTCGATGGGTTACGGCGTGCCGGCCGGGGTCGCCGCCGCGCTCGCGCATCCGGAGCGCACGGTGTTGTCGTTCTCGGGCGACGGATGCTTTTTGATGAACGGGCAGGAGATCGCGACTGCGATCCAGTACGGCGCCGCGCCGATCTTCTTCGTGGTCAACAACGGCATGTACGGCACGATCCGGATGCATCAGGAGCGCGAATACCCGGGACGCGTGAGCGGCACCGCATTGACCAATCCGGATTTCGCGGCGCTCGCGCGCGCCTACGGATTGCACGGCGAAACCTGCGAGCGCACCGCCGAATTCGCGCCCGCCTTCGAGCGCGCGCGCAAGGCCGGCCGCGCCGCGCTTATCGAGCTGCGCCTCGACCCCGAGGCGATCTCGACACGCACCACGCTGAGCAAGATCAGAGAGGCGTCGCTGGCGTCGAGGGCCAAAGCGAAATAG
- a CDS encoding CoA transferase, which translates to MSAGILSGLRVVEGSAFVAAPLGGMTLAQMGADVIRFDQIGGGLDYHRWPLAADGQSLFWAGLNKGKRSIQIDVRTPEGRELVAALIAAPGENAGIFLTNFPARGWLEYDALRQRRADLVMVALTGNPDGTSEVDYTVNPATGFPWATGPRNLAEPLNSILPAWDIALGTLATVGLLAAERHRRLTGEGQLVNLSLSDVAFAMVGNLGRIAEAELGGRDQQKDGNYLYGAFGHDFETRDGRRVMVVALTARQWTALKEATGIAEACASVEQATSQDLDTESGRFQARDLIAAILRPWFASRDLATIRERFAGTNVSWGPYQTFRQLVKEDPRCSTANPIFGEVEHPGVGTYLMPGSPLDFSAVPRVPVGRAPLLGENTDEVLADVLGMGSREIAALHDKGVVMGAKMKR; encoded by the coding sequence ATGAGCGCTGGAATCCTCTCCGGCCTTCGCGTGGTGGAAGGCTCCGCGTTCGTGGCCGCGCCGCTCGGCGGGATGACGCTCGCGCAGATGGGCGCAGACGTGATCCGCTTCGACCAGATCGGCGGCGGGCTCGACTACCATAGATGGCCGCTCGCGGCCGACGGCCAGAGCCTGTTCTGGGCCGGGCTCAACAAGGGCAAGCGTTCGATTCAAATCGACGTCCGCACGCCCGAGGGGCGCGAGCTGGTGGCGGCGCTGATCGCCGCGCCGGGCGAGAACGCGGGCATCTTTCTGACCAATTTTCCCGCGCGCGGATGGCTCGAATACGACGCGCTGCGCCAGCGCCGCGCAGACCTCGTGATGGTCGCGCTCACCGGCAATCCCGACGGCACCAGCGAGGTCGATTACACGGTCAACCCGGCGACCGGGTTCCCGTGGGCGACCGGGCCGCGCAATCTCGCCGAGCCGCTCAACAGCATCCTGCCCGCGTGGGACATCGCACTCGGCACGCTCGCGACGGTCGGACTGCTCGCGGCCGAGCGCCATCGCCGCCTGACCGGCGAGGGACAACTGGTGAATCTTTCGCTCTCGGACGTGGCGTTTGCGATGGTCGGGAATCTCGGCCGTATCGCGGAGGCAGAACTCGGCGGTCGCGATCAGCAGAAAGACGGCAACTACCTGTACGGGGCGTTCGGCCACGACTTCGAGACCCGGGACGGACGGCGCGTGATGGTCGTCGCGCTGACCGCGCGCCAGTGGACCGCGCTCAAGGAGGCGACGGGAATCGCCGAGGCATGCGCGAGCGTCGAGCAGGCGACCAGCCAGGACCTCGACACCGAGAGCGGGCGGTTCCAGGCTCGCGACCTGATCGCCGCGATCCTGCGGCCGTGGTTCGCCTCGCGCGATCTTGCGACGATCCGCGAGAGGTTCGCGGGCACCAACGTTTCGTGGGGCCCCTACCAGACTTTCCGCCAGCTGGTGAAGGAGGATCCGCGCTGCTCGACGGCGAATCCGATCTTCGGCGAGGTCGAGCATCCGGGGGTGGGGACGTACCTGATGCCGGGTTCGCCGCTCGACTTTTCGGCCGTGCCGCGCGTGCCGGTGGGGCGCGCGCCGCTGCTCGGCGAAAATACCGACGAGGTGCTGGCCGACGTGCTGGGAATGGGTTCGCGCGAGATCGCCGCGCTGCACGACAAGGGCGTGGTCATGGGCGCGAAGATGAAGCGCTGA
- a CDS encoding xanthine dehydrogenase family protein molybdopterin-binding subunit has translation MATEQSQGDAGAVAHGGHDSQSALGSRVPGLNSRTLVAGRGIYVGDLTLPGMLHMALVRSIYAHALIKSIDTRAAEATAGVVCVVTGEEIRRNTKPIPQPYNKAGIGVRAYDWYPLAHDKVRYVGEAVAVVVAEDKYTARKAAELVEVEYEELPVVADAERGMAPGAPLIEPSWGTNLVMERVTDAGDVAGAFAAADGVIKGTISTQRYMAAPMEPRGYVASYETFRDQLTVWASTQAPHPLRTFIAHIIGMEESRIRVIQPNVGGAFGSKIPTYQEEPLTAYLARKLGRPVKWIEERSENLLTGGHAREQKVHFEAAYKRDGQVTGLKVKIVADVGAPAALAGWEMSLVTTFCIPTVYKVPNCHVELYPVVTNKCPWNAYRGFGKETASFLMDRVMDGVAKETGLDRVAVRMRNFIQPEEFPYQQASGVILDSGNYPGAMRKLLDLVGYADFPKLQAEALREGRRIGLGLGQELVAEGCSLPTSLLVAGYDGATVRVNPSGQVTVLTGVTSPGSGNETAMAQVAADTLGVDVSAVRVVQGDTELCPWGLGNYSSRAVIMGGSATFVAASEIREKIFKVAGHMLEVLPADLQCKGGKIFPKDAPARFVSFNEVVNTIYSDTFGIHAKEIEPGLEATRYFRHPNIYQEGDPQGRTSAYPSWPNAVVGAIVEVDPASGRLQLLRVCMIHDSGVVVNPMLAEGNVHGGIAQGIGGAIYEHLVYDENGQFKTGTFMDYTLPTAVEIPPLELGHQETRSPFTPLGTKGVGESGVAAILGAICSAVENALPELDLRLLEMPLSPERLFGAIRSAPKRSVNGGGGAAR, from the coding sequence ATGGCGACTGAACAATCGCAGGGGGACGCCGGCGCCGTGGCGCACGGCGGGCATGACTCGCAATCCGCGCTGGGGAGCCGCGTGCCGGGGCTCAACAGCAGGACGCTCGTCGCAGGGCGCGGAATCTACGTCGGCGACCTCACGCTCCCGGGCATGCTGCACATGGCTCTCGTGCGCAGCATCTATGCTCACGCGCTGATCAAGTCGATCGACACGCGTGCGGCCGAGGCCACCGCCGGAGTTGTCTGCGTGGTCACCGGCGAGGAGATTCGCCGCAACACCAAGCCGATTCCCCAGCCCTACAACAAGGCGGGAATCGGCGTGCGCGCCTATGACTGGTACCCGCTCGCCCATGACAAGGTGCGCTACGTGGGCGAAGCCGTCGCCGTCGTCGTCGCCGAGGACAAGTACACCGCGCGCAAGGCCGCGGAACTGGTCGAGGTCGAGTACGAGGAGTTGCCGGTGGTCGCCGACGCCGAGCGCGGGATGGCTCCTGGAGCCCCGCTCATCGAGCCGTCATGGGGCACCAACCTGGTCATGGAGCGGGTAACAGATGCCGGCGACGTCGCGGGAGCGTTCGCCGCGGCCGACGGCGTGATCAAAGGAACGATTTCGACGCAGCGCTACATGGCCGCGCCGATGGAGCCGCGCGGCTACGTCGCCAGCTACGAGACCTTTCGCGATCAGCTCACGGTCTGGGCCTCGACCCAAGCTCCGCATCCGCTGCGCACTTTCATCGCGCACATCATCGGAATGGAAGAGAGCCGTATCCGCGTGATCCAGCCCAACGTCGGCGGCGCTTTCGGCTCCAAGATTCCGACCTACCAGGAGGAGCCGCTCACCGCCTATCTCGCGCGCAAGCTCGGACGGCCGGTCAAATGGATCGAGGAGCGCAGCGAAAACCTGCTCACCGGCGGTCACGCGCGCGAGCAGAAGGTCCACTTCGAGGCCGCCTACAAGCGCGACGGCCAGGTCACCGGGCTCAAGGTCAAGATTGTCGCCGACGTCGGCGCGCCCGCCGCGCTCGCCGGATGGGAGATGAGCCTTGTAACGACTTTTTGTATCCCGACCGTCTACAAGGTTCCCAACTGTCATGTCGAACTTTACCCGGTGGTCACCAACAAATGTCCGTGGAACGCCTATCGCGGCTTCGGCAAGGAGACCGCTTCGTTCCTGATGGACCGGGTGATGGACGGCGTCGCGAAGGAGACCGGGCTCGACCGCGTTGCTGTGCGGATGCGCAATTTCATCCAGCCTGAAGAGTTTCCCTATCAGCAGGCAAGCGGGGTGATTCTCGATAGCGGCAATTACCCGGGCGCGATGCGCAAGCTGCTCGACCTCGTCGGCTACGCGGATTTTCCCAAGCTGCAGGCCGAGGCGCTGCGCGAGGGCCGGCGGATCGGTCTCGGGCTTGGCCAGGAGCTCGTCGCCGAGGGCTGCTCGCTGCCGACCTCGCTGTTGGTCGCGGGCTACGACGGCGCCACGGTGCGCGTCAATCCCTCCGGGCAGGTGACGGTGCTGACGGGCGTGACCTCGCCCGGCAGCGGGAACGAAACCGCGATGGCGCAGGTGGCCGCCGATACGCTCGGCGTCGATGTGAGCGCGGTGCGCGTCGTCCAGGGCGACACGGAGCTGTGCCCATGGGGGCTTGGTAACTACAGCTCGCGCGCGGTGATCATGGGCGGCTCCGCCACGTTCGTTGCGGCCAGCGAGATCAGGGAGAAGATTTTCAAAGTCGCGGGCCACATGCTCGAGGTTCTGCCCGCCGACTTGCAGTGCAAGGGCGGAAAAATCTTTCCCAAAGATGCGCCCGCGCGGTTCGTCTCGTTCAACGAGGTCGTTAACACGATCTATAGCGACACTTTCGGAATCCACGCCAAGGAGATCGAACCCGGACTTGAGGCGACACGCTACTTCCGCCATCCCAACATCTACCAGGAAGGCGATCCGCAGGGGCGTACCTCGGCCTATCCGTCATGGCCGAACGCGGTGGTCGGCGCGATCGTCGAAGTCGATCCCGCAAGCGGCAGGCTCCAGCTGCTACGGGTCTGCATGATTCACGACAGCGGCGTCGTGGTGAATCCGATGCTCGCCGAGGGCAACGTGCACGGCGGTATCGCGCAAGGCATCGGCGGTGCGATCTACGAGCATCTGGTTTACGACGAGAACGGCCAGTTCAAAACCGGCACCTTCATGGACTACACGCTGCCGACCGCGGTGGAGATTCCGCCGCTCGAATTGGGGCATCAGGAGACGCGTTCGCCGTTCACGCCGCTCGGCACCAAGGGCGTGGGCGAATCCGGCGTGGCGGCCATCCTCGGCGCGATCTGCAGCGCGGTCGAGAACGCCTTGCCCGAACTCGATTTGCGGCTGCTCGAGATGCCGCTTTCGCCCGAGCGTCTGTTTGGCGCGATCCGGTCGGCGCCGAAACGTTCGGTCAACGGAGGAGGAGGTGCGGCGCGATGA
- a CDS encoding CaiB/BaiF CoA-transferase family protein, with the protein MAGPLSHVRVLELSRVLAGPWAAQTLADLGASVIKVEKPGAGDDTRTYAPPYARTRDGAESSESAYFLSTNRGKRSVTIDFIRSEGQKLVQALAAQSDVVIENFKVGGLAKYGLDYPSLRALNPGLVYCSITGFGQTGPYSHKPGYDFMIQGIGGLMSITGEPDDHPGGGPVKVGVAVADVFTGLYAAIAILGALSYRDRTGEGQHIDLALLDTQVAVLANQAMNYLVTGVAPRRLGNSHPNIVPYQVFAASDGHLIVAVGNETQFARMCEVIGRSELASDARFATNAARVNHRDEIVATLQEIFATRTMRHWLDALERVGVPCGPINTIADVFADPQVQARGLRLDLPHPAIGSVPSVANPIRFSATPIAYRSAPPMLGADTDEILRETLGVSPDEIARLRNAGVI; encoded by the coding sequence ATGGCCGGTCCGCTCAGCCATGTCCGCGTGCTGGAGCTCTCGCGCGTGCTCGCCGGACCGTGGGCCGCGCAGACGCTCGCCGACCTCGGCGCCAGCGTGATCAAGGTGGAAAAGCCGGGCGCCGGCGACGACACCCGCACCTACGCTCCGCCATACGCGCGCACCCGCGACGGCGCCGAGAGCAGCGAGTCGGCGTATTTTCTTTCGACCAACCGCGGCAAGCGCTCGGTGACGATCGATTTCATCCGCTCGGAAGGCCAGAAACTGGTGCAGGCGCTGGCTGCGCAGAGCGACGTCGTGATCGAAAATTTCAAGGTCGGCGGGCTCGCGAAATACGGCCTCGACTATCCTTCGCTGCGCGCGCTCAATCCCGGACTCGTCTATTGCTCGATCACCGGCTTCGGCCAGACCGGACCGTATAGCCACAAACCCGGCTACGATTTCATGATCCAGGGTATCGGCGGCCTGATGAGCATCACCGGCGAACCCGACGATCACCCAGGCGGCGGTCCGGTAAAGGTGGGCGTGGCCGTGGCCGACGTCTTCACGGGCCTTTACGCGGCGATCGCGATCCTCGGCGCGCTGTCATATCGCGACCGCACCGGCGAGGGCCAGCACATCGACCTCGCGCTGCTCGACACGCAGGTGGCGGTCCTCGCCAATCAGGCAATGAACTATCTTGTGACCGGCGTCGCGCCGAGGCGGCTTGGCAACTCCCATCCGAATATCGTTCCCTATCAGGTGTTCGCGGCGAGCGACGGCCATCTTATCGTCGCCGTCGGCAACGAGACCCAGTTCGCGCGGATGTGCGAGGTGATCGGACGCTCCGAGCTCGCGAGCGATGCGAGGTTTGCGACCAACGCCGCGCGAGTCAATCATCGCGACGAGATCGTCGCTACCCTGCAGGAGATTTTCGCTACGCGCACGATGCGCCACTGGCTAGACGCTCTCGAGCGCGTCGGCGTGCCATGTGGCCCTATCAACACGATCGCCGACGTGTTTGCCGATCCGCAGGTGCAGGCGCGCGGCCTGCGCCTCGACCTGCCGCATCCGGCGATCGGATCGGTCCCTTCGGTCGCAAATCCGATCAGATTTTCGGCAACGCCGATCGCTTACCGCTCGGCGCCGCCGATGCTCGGCGCCGACACCGACGAAATCCTGCGCGAGACGCTCGGCGTCTCTCCCGACGAGATCGCGCGCCTGCGCAACGCAGGCGTCATCTGA
- a CDS encoding MaoC family dehydratase, whose translation MSPATQTVGGPFFDDLHVGLVADSAPSLTLTEGVAAAHGAIVGDRMRLALDAELSRRVLGSVLAHPALVWDVANGQSTLFTQRVIANLFYRGFMFRRAPAIGDTLYTTTEVVGLRQNRPRPGRAATGLAGLRIRTVDQKGRAVLDYTRCAMLPLRNPEGQTGHNADLEKIGQEIDPRALTAPIEGWNLKAFREAARGAHFADLAAGTTFEVTGGDVVSAAPELARLTLNIAMAHHDAASSPAGRLVYGGHTIGLAAAQVTRALPNLVTIVAWHGCDHLAPVREGDTLRSTIELERADPLPGGGGLVHLRSRVRAEREGGKQNSEDVLDWRFIGVMA comes from the coding sequence ATGAGCCCGGCTACGCAAACGGTCGGCGGTCCGTTCTTTGACGACCTTCACGTTGGACTCGTTGCCGACAGTGCCCCGTCCCTGACGCTTACCGAGGGCGTAGCGGCCGCGCACGGTGCGATTGTGGGGGACAGGATGCGGCTTGCGCTCGATGCGGAGCTGAGCCGTCGCGTGCTTGGCTCCGTGCTCGCCCATCCGGCACTGGTGTGGGACGTCGCGAACGGCCAGTCGACGCTGTTCACGCAGCGCGTGATCGCGAACCTGTTCTATCGCGGCTTCATGTTTCGCCGCGCCCCCGCGATCGGTGACACTCTCTATACGACGACCGAGGTCGTCGGCTTAAGGCAGAATCGTCCGCGCCCGGGGCGCGCTGCGACGGGGCTTGCCGGCTTGCGCATACGCACGGTTGATCAGAAGGGGCGGGCGGTGCTCGACTATACGCGCTGCGCTATGCTGCCGCTGCGCAATCCGGAAGGGCAGACCGGACACAACGCCGACCTCGAAAAAATCGGTCAGGAAATCGACCCGCGCGCACTGACGGCGCCGATCGAGGGCTGGAACCTGAAAGCGTTTCGCGAGGCCGCGCGCGGCGCGCACTTCGCCGACCTTGCCGCCGGGACGACCTTCGAGGTTACGGGCGGCGATGTCGTTTCGGCGGCGCCGGAGCTTGCGCGTCTGACGTTGAATATCGCGATGGCCCATCATGACGCCGCGTCGAGTCCGGCGGGCCGGCTGGTTTACGGCGGCCACACGATCGGCCTTGCGGCGGCACAGGTGACGCGCGCGCTGCCGAACCTGGTCACGATCGTCGCCTGGCACGGATGCGATCACCTTGCGCCGGTGCGCGAGGGCGACACCTTGCGCAGCACGATCGAACTCGAACGCGCCGATCCGCTGCCCGGCGGCGGCGGACTGGTGCATCTGCGCTCGCGCGTGCGCGCCGAGCGCGAAGGCGGTAAGCAAAATTCAGAGGACGTGCTCGACTGGCGCTTCATAGGAGTGATGGCATGA